The following proteins come from a genomic window of Montipora foliosa isolate CH-2021 chromosome 2, ASM3666993v2, whole genome shotgun sequence:
- the LOC137990912 gene encoding ciliary microtubule inner protein 2B-like — protein sequence MRGARKSTLMTPDPYHIPGYCGYCPQFKYQIGETFGRTTSQLLTTSSVASSGKPVLSDIVPQPRPPKDDRKALIAARCRNLGDQKLCDEMVPNYTGYIPKGEHYFGKPYADTCLSAIASFQGDQIKHHRKIQDLRTIAELQTGKEVPPELLSKNTTITTKYKTPLQSITVRPKAYYSPYALQHSLSPFIMSNDDPKKFLMSGYTGFVPRARGEMGVGYPLLTNKALCEFTNESDRLKRVKDLPVIVERPVIKIVDTKPIYTKDSGQVPHYTGHVPGEKFRYGMTFGYSTQNAMPKKAVTA from the exons ATGAGAGGAGCAAGAAAATCAACTCTGATGACTCCAGATCCTTACCATATACCAGG GTACTGCGGTTACTGCCCGCAATTCAAATACCAAATCGGTGAAACATTCGGCCGTACGACCTCACAACTTCTAACGACATCATCGGTTGCAAGCTCTGGCAAGCCTGTGTTGTCTGACATAGTTCCACAGCCTCGGCCACCAAAGGACGACAGGAAGGCTCTAATCGCCGCGAGATGTCGAAATCTCGGAGATCAAAAGCTCTGCGATGAGATGGTTCCAAACTATACCG GTTATATACCTAAAGGAGAGCATTACTTTGGCAAGCCATACGCAGACACTTGTCTCAGTGCCATTGCTAGCTTCCAGGGCGATCAAATCAAGCACCATCGTAAAATTCAAGATCTCAGGACAATCGCTGAATTGCAAACGGGAAAGGAGGTACCTCCAGAACTCCTTTCCAAAAACACGACGATCACAACTAAGTACAAGACACCTCTGCAATCGATCACAGTCAGGCCTAAAGCGTACTACTCTCCCTATGCGCTGCAGCACTCGCTCTCCCCATTCATAATGAGCAACGACGACCCGAAGAAATTCCTCATGTCTGGTTACACGGGATTTGTCCCGCGGGCACGCGGTGAAATGGGGGTGGGTTACCCGTTGCTGACGAACAAGGCGCTTTGTGAGTTTACAAACGAAAGCGACAGGCTGAAGCGGGTCAAGGATCTGCCTGTAATTGTTGAGCGCCCAGTGATCAAGATAGTTGACACCAAACCGATTTATACGAAGGATTCGGGTCAAGTCCCGCACTACACTGGCCATGTTCCAG GAGAGAAATTCAGATACGGCATGACGTTTGGATACAGCACACAAAATGCAATGCCTAAAAAAGCTGTCACAGCCTAA